One Tolypothrix bouteillei VB521301 DNA window includes the following coding sequences:
- a CDS encoding NAD(P)/FAD-dependent oxidoreductase, whose product MNSPVYQTVIVGGGFTGLFTALHLAREHYPRSVILIDKNERFCFKPLLYEYFDGEMDTFQVVPRFSELLKGSGIIFVQDTVQSIDLHQQEVKLASGNTYNYSNLVLALGSVTGYHGVEGAKEYAFPFWTQADAIALERHLRDCLQTAVQTDDPEQRRTLLTTVVVGGGASGVEMAATLADFLPHWYSALGGNPDEIRVLLLNHGEKILGGDINDPLRVIAEKELQNRSLSIEILTGAEATAVQPNAIEYKSNNQVKTLPASTTIWTAGTSIHPLIQNLPIPKEHQDRHGRPLVTSTMQLLDFPEVFAGGDCVGVGDNSLPPTAQVAYQQGANIASNLKALALGEELKPAKVNIRGTLLKLGINDAAANLFNVFEVAGEPAHLIRQGTYLTLLPTPIHDFKATTEWLDEEIFHRHLDPHDVGKKVVQAVEFIGAGVVGVLAARKLLKMLGDEDRRGQEDEEIKI is encoded by the coding sequence ATGAACAGCCCAGTGTATCAAACTGTGATAGTCGGCGGTGGTTTTACAGGGTTATTTACAGCTTTACACCTCGCTCGCGAACATTATCCTCGCTCTGTTATTCTGATCGATAAAAACGAACGCTTTTGTTTTAAACCATTACTTTATGAGTATTTCGATGGTGAAATGGATACTTTTCAAGTGGTACCGCGTTTTTCAGAATTACTGAAAGGGAGTGGCATCATTTTTGTACAAGATACAGTTCAATCAATAGATTTGCATCAACAGGAAGTCAAATTAGCTTCAGGAAACACCTACAACTACAGCAACTTGGTGTTAGCTTTAGGTAGCGTGACTGGATACCACGGAGTTGAAGGTGCGAAAGAGTACGCATTTCCTTTCTGGACACAAGCTGATGCGATCGCTCTCGAGCGTCATTTACGCGATTGTTTGCAAACAGCAGTTCAAACTGACGATCCCGAACAACGTCGGACATTGTTAACAACAGTCGTGGTTGGTGGTGGTGCTTCCGGCGTGGAAATGGCAGCTACCTTAGCTGATTTTCTCCCGCACTGGTATAGCGCTTTAGGAGGAAATCCTGATGAAATCCGGGTGCTCTTACTCAATCACGGTGAAAAAATCCTTGGAGGCGATATTAACGATCCCCTGCGCGTAATTGCCGAGAAAGAATTACAAAACCGTAGCTTATCAATTGAAATCCTTACCGGAGCAGAAGCTACTGCTGTTCAACCTAACGCAATTGAATATAAAAGCAACAATCAAGTTAAGACACTGCCAGCAAGCACTACAATCTGGACAGCCGGCACTTCCATTCATCCCTTGATTCAAAACTTACCAATTCCTAAAGAACATCAGGATCGTCACGGACGTCCCCTAGTGACTTCCACTATGCAACTGCTAGACTTTCCAGAAGTTTTTGCAGGTGGTGATTGTGTAGGAGTTGGGGATAATTCATTACCGCCTACAGCGCAAGTCGCTTATCAACAAGGAGCTAATATTGCTAGTAATTTGAAAGCTTTAGCATTAGGAGAAGAACTTAAACCTGCTAAGGTTAATATTCGCGGAACTCTCTTAAAATTAGGAATAAATGATGCAGCAGCTAACTTGTTTAATGTTTTTGAAGTGGCAGGTGAACCCGCGCACTTAATCCGTCAAGGCACTTATTTAACATTACTACCAACGCCAATCCATGATTTCAAAGCCACGACTGAATGGCTCGATGAAGAGATTTTTCACCGTCACCTTGACCCTCATGATGTAGGGAAAAAAGTGGTACAAGCAGTAGAATTCATTGGTGCTGGAGTTGTGGGCGTTTTAGCTGCTCGAAAATTATTAAAAATGTTGGGCGACGAAGATCGAAGAGGACAAGAAGACGAGGAGATTAAGATTTAA
- a CDS encoding cytochrome c oxidase subunit I, whose product MTEDRESEISQDESLNNWRRYFSFSTDHKVIGIQYVVTSFIFFLVGGLLAMVIRAELITPESNVVDRPLFNGLFTLHGTIMIFLWIIPFNAGISNYLVPLMIGARDMAFPLLNAISFWMIPPGGILLLSSFLLPNGTAQSGWWSYPPVSLQIPPGQPINGEFIWIVSLVLIGISSIMGAVNFVTTIFWMRAPGMTFFRMPVFVWSALSAQLLQLVNLPALTGALILLLFDLSFGTLFFKPLENGDPIIYQHLFWFYSHPAVYIMALPAFGIFAEVLPAFSRNPLFGYRSLAIATLGIAGVSIFVWVHHMFTSATPSWMRMFFMVTSMLVAVPTGVKAFGWTATVWKSKLHLETPMLFAMGGAAMFLLGGVTGVMLAAAPFDIHVHNTYFVVGHFHYIVFNTITMAIFAAIYFWFPKMTGRMYAEGWGKLHFLLTFIGANLTFFPMLPLGLQGMRRRISSYDPQYQGWNEIASLGGFLLGVSILPFIANMVGSWLYGQKATNNPWHATGLEWTTTSPPPPDNFEEIPVVKRPPYDYGDPKYSVVEPTDVLESEP is encoded by the coding sequence ATGACTGAGGATAGAGAGTCTGAAATATCTCAAGATGAGTCACTTAATAACTGGCGACGATACTTCAGTTTCAGCACCGATCATAAGGTAATCGGAATTCAGTATGTAGTAACCAGTTTCATTTTTTTCTTAGTGGGCGGACTGTTGGCGATGGTTATCCGTGCCGAACTGATTACGCCTGAATCAAATGTAGTCGATCGCCCCCTGTTCAACGGCTTGTTCACCTTGCACGGGACAATCATGATTTTTTTATGGATTATCCCATTTAATGCGGGTATTTCTAACTACTTGGTACCTCTCATGATTGGAGCGCGGGATATGGCATTTCCGTTGCTCAATGCCATCTCTTTTTGGATGATTCCACCAGGGGGTATTTTATTACTATCTAGTTTCTTACTGCCTAATGGCACCGCACAATCCGGCTGGTGGTCCTATCCACCAGTGAGTCTGCAAATTCCTCCCGGTCAGCCAATCAACGGTGAATTTATTTGGATTGTGAGCTTAGTACTTATTGGCATCTCTTCGATTATGGGAGCTGTTAACTTTGTGACAACCATTTTTTGGATGCGTGCGCCAGGGATGACCTTTTTCCGGATGCCTGTCTTTGTTTGGTCAGCTCTGAGTGCCCAGTTGTTGCAGCTGGTTAATTTGCCTGCCCTGACGGGTGCATTAATACTACTATTATTTGACCTATCTTTCGGAACGCTTTTTTTCAAGCCTTTAGAAAACGGCGATCCTATTATTTACCAACATTTATTCTGGTTCTACTCCCACCCAGCAGTTTATATCATGGCACTACCAGCCTTCGGTATTTTTGCAGAGGTTTTGCCTGCCTTTTCCCGCAACCCTTTATTTGGCTACCGCTCGTTGGCGATCGCCACGCTGGGAATTGCTGGAGTCAGTATTTTTGTTTGGGTGCATCATATGTTTACAAGTGCGACCCCTAGCTGGATGAGAATGTTCTTCATGGTCACTTCAATGTTGGTTGCTGTGCCCACTGGTGTAAAGGCATTTGGCTGGACGGCTACAGTTTGGAAGAGTAAGCTGCACTTAGAGACACCCATGCTATTTGCGATGGGAGGTGCAGCTATGTTTCTTCTTGGCGGTGTCACTGGTGTTATGCTTGCAGCTGCGCCATTTGATATTCACGTCCACAATACCTACTTTGTCGTGGGGCACTTCCACTACATTGTCTTTAACACCATCACGATGGCAATATTTGCTGCCATTTACTTTTGGTTTCCTAAGATGACTGGACGGATGTATGCTGAAGGCTGGGGTAAGCTGCACTTTTTGTTGACGTTCATTGGTGCTAACCTGACTTTCTTCCCCATGCTTCCACTGGGTTTACAGGGAATGCGGCGGCGCATTTCTTCTTATGACCCCCAGTATCAAGGATGGAACGAGATTGCCAGTCTTGGAGGATTCTTGCTGGGAGTCTCCATACTGCCCTTTATTGCCAATATGGTTGGTTCCTGGCTCTACGGACAGAAGGCAACGAATAATCCCTGGCACGCTACGGGCTTGGAATGGACAACAACCTCGCCACCACCACCAGATAATTTTGAAGAGATTCCTGTTGTGAAAAGACCTCCTTACGACTATGGCGATCCAAAATATTCTGTCGTGGAACCCACTGATGTTCTTGAGTCAGAACCTTAA
- a CDS encoding ZIP family metal transporter, with the protein MSRSIIEGSELVYLMFPLWLQAGFWGLVGGSALLLGSAIGYYAKIPQRAIAAVMAFGAGVLISALAFELMDEAYKRGGFDSTAFGFVSGAVVYTAATWFLSHQGAKHRKRSGKQQPSEEENSGSGLAIAVGALLDGIPESIVIGVSMIGGGVVSWVTVAAVFLSNVPEGLSSAAGMKKAGRSTAYIFGVWGGIAMISGIAALLGYALFSHFSAEVIAATTAIAAGAILAMITDTMIPEAFEQAHDFAGLIVVFGFLAAFVLSKLA; encoded by the coding sequence ATGTCAAGGTCAATAATTGAGGGCAGTGAATTAGTATATCTCATGTTTCCACTTTGGTTGCAAGCAGGGTTTTGGGGTTTGGTTGGTGGTTCAGCGCTGCTTTTGGGTTCTGCGATAGGTTACTATGCCAAAATTCCTCAACGGGCGATCGCCGCAGTTATGGCTTTTGGTGCTGGCGTGCTTATTTCGGCACTGGCGTTTGAACTGATGGATGAAGCTTATAAGCGTGGTGGCTTTGACTCAACAGCGTTCGGATTTGTAAGTGGTGCAGTTGTGTATACGGCTGCCACATGGTTTCTATCCCATCAAGGTGCGAAGCATCGCAAGAGATCGGGCAAACAACAGCCATCGGAAGAGGAAAACAGTGGCAGCGGACTGGCGATCGCCGTAGGCGCATTACTAGATGGCATTCCTGAATCTATCGTAATTGGTGTGAGCATGATTGGCGGAGGAGTTGTCAGTTGGGTTACGGTGGCGGCTGTGTTTCTGTCTAATGTTCCTGAAGGACTTTCGAGTGCCGCCGGTATGAAAAAAGCAGGACGTTCAACGGCTTACATCTTTGGCGTGTGGGGAGGTATCGCCATGATCTCTGGTATAGCAGCGCTTCTGGGTTATGCTTTGTTCAGTCACTTTTCGGCAGAAGTTATTGCTGCAACGACTGCTATAGCTGCAGGTGCTATTTTGGCAATGATTACAGACACTATGATTCCAGAAGCTTTCGAGCAAGCACATGATTTTGCTGGACTCATCGTCGTCTTTGGATTTCTGGCTGCTTTTGTCCTGAGCAAACTCGCTTGA
- a CDS encoding cytochrome c oxidase subunit 3, whose protein sequence is MNRRVIHIDESPIRFERWRQYLPNWLKRFLPSGGGNAEDHHGKGMFGFTVFLLSESIVFLSLIFTYVTLRLTHSNSWLPSGVSGPELSTFAIANTVVLLSSSFVIQPAENALKRRKLNKFRWLWLITIAMGTYFLIAQGIEWSNLDFGLSTGLVGSTFYLLTGFHSLHVLTGVLLQITMLVRSFRRGNYNKGHFGVSATTLFWHFVDIIWVFLFSLLYLWQA, encoded by the coding sequence ATGAACCGTCGCGTTATTCATATAGATGAAAGTCCTATCCGTTTTGAGCGGTGGCGACAATATCTACCAAATTGGCTGAAGCGTTTTTTACCAAGTGGTGGTGGAAATGCTGAAGACCATCACGGCAAAGGAATGTTTGGGTTTACCGTGTTCTTGTTGTCAGAAAGCATCGTTTTTTTGAGTTTGATTTTCACATACGTTACCCTGCGATTGACACACTCAAACAGTTGGCTCCCATCTGGGGTTTCTGGTCCGGAATTGTCTACCTTTGCCATCGCTAATACGGTAGTGTTACTTTCTAGCAGTTTCGTTATCCAACCAGCAGAAAATGCTCTCAAGCGTCGGAAACTAAACAAATTTCGCTGGCTGTGGCTAATAACAATCGCCATGGGAACCTATTTCTTAATTGCTCAAGGAATTGAATGGAGCAACCTTGACTTTGGTTTAAGTACGGGGCTGGTAGGTTCAACATTTTACTTGCTGACAGGTTTCCACAGTCTGCACGTTCTTACTGGTGTTCTTCTACAGATAACTATGCTTGTTCGCTCCTTTAGACGCGGTAATTACAATAAAGGTCACTTTGGTGTAAGCGCCACCACTTTATTTTGGCACTTTGTTGATATTATTTGGGTCTTTTTATTTTCACTTCTCTACCTGTGGCAGGCATAA
- a CDS encoding FUSC family protein, producing the protein MSFTDRHPLNWLLQQFQLKPGKPNISSGLRSLFILSVPVAVGIITSHAAASAIATMAAWFVGMVNVDGTYRQRATAMIAATIGTTVVFLIASLVSSHLWLAVPTTFLVIFVTGLAGLYGSVAASVGSIVSIAFVVSLARFASFSNWSTLIQHCALCLAGGTWTTVLSLGLWAVLPDVSPMQKVADCYLSLSKFAGLASERALNPKDLQEWAQRFLQAQDTVIQDMTSARSIWTTMWTVQKGANLRENHLLLLIEDVNKIVNSVAALSELLAIASEGQLFSQLQKEIQQGIEQLALALQMLSKAIAKGKNFVDLGDLDRTIEALEYQWQVLRTQIRNQIIKVQTEEYSEVVNLRKITVSLTNLAQQIHTDAELVTDLRQGKPLSIAQGDISPPAQSERTSIIDILRNNFTFDSVLFRHALRLALITTFAELLASLLQLPRGYWITLTALVALKPNFGGTSETTVQRVIGTILGGIIGMALVLLIKNPLAIAVCFLVLVFAAMSVRALSYSLFITLLTPAIVVLLNVISAGGWKVGVLRIFDSLVGGVLALLGSYLLFPSWERQQLPVQLEKTIRANLAYFQQVIANYLHLERNGSANSINTLRYQAALENINATAAAERLFSEPRHVRGEIEPVMTLMIYIRGFFSSVTTLAEHLREFSGEYQFTELKRLADTIVRVLENLADALVQRQRPQELPALDIYLEAIHDQIAQLHAARLSEIAKNSNTLTPTLQAVREQTPLSIELDRIVNEIKVMHCVITRLQQ; encoded by the coding sequence ATGTCATTTACAGATCGACATCCTCTCAATTGGTTGTTGCAGCAGTTTCAACTCAAGCCAGGTAAGCCCAATATTTCTTCTGGATTGCGTAGTCTTTTTATACTGAGTGTCCCTGTTGCAGTTGGAATCATAACTAGTCATGCTGCTGCAAGTGCGATCGCCACCATGGCAGCTTGGTTCGTTGGTATGGTAAATGTTGATGGAACCTACCGCCAAAGAGCAACTGCAATGATAGCAGCTACGATTGGGACCACTGTAGTGTTTCTCATAGCGAGTCTGGTAAGCAGTCATCTTTGGTTAGCTGTCCCAACGACATTCCTTGTAATCTTTGTAACGGGCTTAGCGGGTTTGTATGGTAGCGTAGCTGCATCCGTAGGTTCGATCGTTTCGATCGCGTTTGTCGTCTCGCTTGCTCGATTCGCTTCATTTTCCAACTGGTCTACTCTCATTCAACACTGTGCTCTGTGTCTGGCTGGTGGAACATGGACAACCGTATTGTCATTAGGACTGTGGGCGGTGCTTCCTGATGTATCTCCAATGCAGAAAGTCGCTGACTGCTATCTCTCGTTAAGTAAATTTGCAGGCTTGGCAAGCGAGAGAGCATTGAACCCAAAGGATCTTCAGGAATGGGCACAGCGATTTTTGCAAGCTCAAGATACCGTCATTCAAGATATGACATCTGCTCGTAGCATTTGGACAACGATGTGGACTGTACAAAAAGGAGCGAACCTACGGGAAAATCACCTACTCTTGTTGATTGAGGATGTCAATAAAATTGTCAATTCTGTTGCAGCACTAAGCGAACTGTTAGCAATTGCATCTGAAGGTCAATTATTTTCTCAATTACAGAAGGAAATTCAGCAAGGAATAGAACAGTTGGCACTTGCTCTGCAAATGCTATCAAAAGCGATCGCCAAAGGAAAAAACTTCGTTGACTTGGGGGATTTGGATCGGACGATTGAAGCGCTGGAATACCAGTGGCAAGTTCTCCGCACTCAAATCCGCAATCAAATCATAAAAGTTCAAACGGAAGAATATTCCGAGGTCGTCAATTTGAGGAAGATAACCGTCAGTCTGACAAACCTAGCACAGCAAATTCACACTGATGCAGAGCTTGTGACAGATTTAAGACAGGGAAAACCACTCAGCATTGCTCAAGGGGATATTTCTCCCCCAGCCCAATCAGAACGGACTTCAATTATTGACATCCTGCGAAATAACTTTACTTTTGATTCAGTTCTGTTTCGTCATGCGTTGCGCTTGGCATTGATAACAACATTTGCCGAATTACTTGCCTCTCTCTTGCAACTACCTAGAGGTTATTGGATAACGCTCACAGCGTTAGTTGCACTTAAGCCTAACTTTGGTGGAACGTCTGAGACAACAGTACAAAGAGTCATTGGTACTATTTTGGGTGGCATTATTGGGATGGCTCTCGTTTTACTCATTAAGAATCCATTGGCAATCGCAGTCTGTTTCTTGGTGCTCGTATTTGCTGCTATGTCTGTGCGAGCATTGAGCTACAGCTTATTTATCACACTGCTCACTCCTGCGATCGTAGTGCTACTTAACGTTATTAGTGCAGGTGGCTGGAAGGTTGGAGTACTGCGAATCTTTGATAGCCTAGTTGGAGGTGTCTTAGCACTGCTTGGAAGCTATTTACTTTTCCCAAGTTGGGAACGACAGCAACTTCCCGTACAACTAGAGAAAACAATTCGAGCCAATCTTGCCTACTTTCAACAGGTCATTGCTAACTATCTTCATCTGGAACGGAATGGATCTGCTAACTCTATCAATACGCTACGCTATCAAGCAGCACTAGAGAACATCAACGCGACCGCCGCTGCTGAACGATTGTTTAGCGAACCCCGTCACGTTCGGGGAGAAATTGAGCCTGTCATGACACTGATGATATACATTCGTGGCTTTTTCAGTTCAGTGACAACTCTGGCAGAACATCTGCGGGAATTTAGCGGTGAATACCAATTTACCGAACTCAAACGACTTGCTGATACTATTGTTCGAGTTTTGGAAAACTTAGCAGATGCCCTTGTGCAGAGACAACGACCCCAAGAGTTACCCGCACTGGATATCTATCTTGAAGCAATTCACGACCAAATTGCACAGCTACATGCAGCTCGTTTATCAGAAATCGCCAAAAATTCCAACACTTTAACTCCTACATTACAAGCCGTTCGAGAACAAACTCCTCTATCCATAGAACTGGATCGAATTGTTAATGAAATCAAGGTTATGCATTGTGTCATTACCCGTCTGCAACAATAA
- a CDS encoding PAS domain S-box protein, with the protein MTDRFQNHSVFSEEELSQNSSGAIAEADVLMTAVLMERPTRQPDLVAENQALRTLSQQLMEEPQSLLRTLVQIAKDLCQADTAGVSLLETVPGGTSVFRWVAIAGSLKSLEQTTTPANFSPCGTTIRCGCPQLYAYPERYFTYLYHPQLPIVEGLLFPLYVNNQPLGTIWIVSHHEQRQFDREDQRLMTSLTGFTAAALQSIHLRQTAQEALRREQEIRTQQEQAETSLRQSEAFNQQILNSSDDCIKILDLSGRLLYMNQRGQASIGIQEMDPFLNTAWVEFWQKADDRQAALDALDMAKAGGVGNFQGYCPTLAGEPKWWDVKLTPIRGAEGQVERLLCVSRDITERRRIEEEGHKNQERLSAIFSQAAVGLCEISLEGYFQRVNDELCKMLGRSREEMLSASVPDVTHPDDVLKSLQALEQLIETGQPVSFDKRYLRPDGTIVWANSSLKSLDNEQGRPRSVLAVTVDLSGRKRTEEILRRTAELDAFRISLADALRPLTDASEIQAIAARILGESLQATRVIYTEIVSDGEEVIVHRNYTNGVAQLSGRYRLEDYRRNLTVDHQAGHPLVVTDIPNNPRYTDAQKARYRELDIAAHIDVPLIKNDRFVALLAVHQSTPRQWTETEVKLVEETAERTWAAVERAHAEAALRDSENRFRMAIESAQLGTWDWNLVTNQLIWDEGCKAMFGLPPEAKSSIEVFFAGLHPDDRDRLEQVVQWTLNPASSGKYDVEYRTLGIQDGVERWIAARGQAYFDVTGKPQRFVGTVLNITEQKRIEAEREQLLAREQAARAEADRVNRIKDEFLAVLSHELRSPLNPILGWSTLLLGKKLDEAKTAQALATIQRNAKLQSELIEDLLDVSRILRGKLSLNVAVVNLVSIIEAAMETVRLAAQAKLIQVEASFAPDVGLVLGDSTRLQQVIWNLLSNAVKFTPNGGRVNIRLESLDSYAQITVSDNGQGIEPDFLPYVFDHFRQANAATTRQFGGLGLGLAIVRHLVELHGGTVGVESLGVGMGATFTVRLPLMPTQATANQNSRSSESSFDLNGIQVLVVDDESDSREFVAFVLEQAGADVITATTADEALKMLMQSQPDVLLSDIGMPDTDGYMLIQQVRALPKEQGGQVTAIALTAYAGDFNQQQALSAGFQQHVSKPVEPEVLVRAIASLLSHTKC; encoded by the coding sequence ATGACAGACCGTTTCCAAAATCACTCTGTTTTTTCCGAAGAGGAGCTATCTCAAAATAGCAGTGGGGCGATCGCCGAAGCCGATGTTCTGATGACTGCGGTGCTGATGGAGCGTCCAACAAGACAACCCGATTTAGTGGCAGAAAACCAAGCTTTGCGGACGCTGTCTCAACAACTGATGGAAGAGCCGCAGTCCCTGCTCAGAACGCTAGTGCAGATTGCCAAGGATCTGTGCCAAGCCGATACAGCCGGAGTTAGTCTTCTAGAGACTGTACCGGGTGGTACTTCTGTCTTTCGCTGGGTGGCGATCGCTGGGTCATTGAAATCCTTAGAGCAAACGACCACACCAGCCAACTTTAGTCCTTGTGGCACAACGATCCGTTGCGGTTGTCCGCAGCTCTACGCGTATCCCGAACGCTATTTTACCTATTTGTATCATCCCCAATTACCCATCGTTGAGGGATTGCTGTTTCCACTGTACGTGAACAATCAACCGCTCGGCACCATCTGGATTGTTTCTCATCACGAGCAGCGACAGTTCGATCGTGAAGACCAACGGTTAATGACCAGTCTTACGGGATTTACTGCCGCTGCGTTGCAGAGTATTCATCTGCGGCAGACGGCACAGGAAGCATTGCGGCGAGAGCAGGAAATCCGCACGCAGCAAGAACAAGCAGAAACGTCGTTGCGCCAAAGTGAGGCATTCAATCAGCAGATCCTAAACAGCAGCGATGACTGCATCAAAATATTGGATTTGTCAGGGCGGCTCTTATATATGAATCAAAGGGGGCAAGCGTCGATCGGCATTCAGGAGATGGACCCGTTCCTGAACACTGCTTGGGTTGAGTTCTGGCAAAAGGCTGACGACAGACAAGCAGCGTTAGATGCTCTTGATATGGCAAAAGCAGGTGGAGTGGGCAATTTCCAGGGCTATTGCCCCACTCTGGCTGGCGAACCAAAGTGGTGGGATGTCAAGCTGACTCCGATTCGGGGGGCAGAGGGGCAAGTTGAACGGTTGTTGTGCGTCTCACGGGACATCACTGAACGCAGGCGAATTGAAGAGGAAGGTCACAAAAATCAGGAGCGCTTATCCGCAATTTTTTCACAAGCCGCAGTAGGACTGTGTGAAATCTCACTTGAGGGTTATTTCCAGCGGGTCAACGACGAGCTTTGTAAGATGCTGGGGCGCTCGCGTGAGGAGATGCTGAGTGCAAGCGTACCTGATGTTACCCACCCAGATGATGTACTCAAAAGCCTCCAGGCTCTTGAACAACTGATTGAAACGGGCCAGCCAGTCTCGTTCGACAAGCGCTACCTGCGTCCAGATGGAACGATTGTCTGGGCAAACAGCAGCCTCAAGAGCCTCGACAACGAGCAGGGTCGTCCACGCAGTGTACTGGCAGTCACCGTCGATCTAAGCGGTCGTAAACGGACAGAAGAAATTTTGCGACGAACTGCCGAATTGGATGCCTTCCGTATCTCTCTGGCTGATGCCCTCCGCCCGCTCACCGATGCTTCAGAAATTCAAGCGATCGCCGCTCGCATTTTGGGTGAATCTTTGCAGGCAACTCGTGTCATTTACACTGAGATAGTGTCAGATGGTGAGGAGGTCATCGTTCATCGCAACTACACCAATGGTGTAGCTCAGTTGAGTGGACGATACCGTTTGGAAGACTACCGACGTAACCTAACCGTCGATCATCAGGCTGGACACCCCCTGGTTGTAACCGACATCCCCAATAATCCGAGATATACGGATGCCCAGAAGGCGAGATACCGCGAACTTGATATTGCCGCGCACATTGATGTGCCACTGATTAAAAACGATCGATTCGTCGCTCTGCTTGCAGTTCATCAATCCACGCCGCGTCAGTGGACCGAAACCGAGGTCAAACTAGTTGAAGAAACCGCAGAGCGAACCTGGGCAGCCGTTGAACGTGCTCATGCCGAAGCCGCCTTGCGCGATAGCGAAAACCGCTTCCGGATGGCGATTGAATCTGCCCAATTAGGTACCTGGGACTGGAATCTCGTCACCAATCAACTAATTTGGGATGAAGGGTGCAAAGCTATGTTTGGTTTACCCCCCGAAGCTAAAAGCAGCATTGAGGTCTTTTTTGCTGGGCTGCATCCTGACGATCGCGATCGACTAGAACAAGTGGTGCAATGGACTTTGAACCCAGCCAGCAGCGGTAAATATGACGTAGAGTATCGCACGCTCGGGATTCAGGATGGAGTTGAACGGTGGATTGCGGCAAGAGGGCAGGCTTACTTTGATGTGACTGGTAAACCACAGCGCTTCGTCGGCACAGTCCTCAATATCACTGAGCAAAAACGTATTGAGGCAGAACGAGAACAACTCCTTGCCCGCGAGCAAGCCGCACGCGCAGAAGCCGATCGCGTCAACCGGATCAAAGATGAATTTCTGGCGGTGTTGTCCCATGAATTGCGATCGCCCCTCAATCCGATTCTGGGTTGGTCTACTTTACTCCTGGGTAAAAAACTAGATGAAGCCAAGACTGCCCAAGCGCTAGCAACGATTCAACGCAACGCCAAGCTGCAATCTGAACTGATTGAAGACCTTTTGGATGTATCCCGGATTCTGCGCGGTAAACTTAGCCTGAATGTGGCTGTAGTTAATCTTGTTTCCATTATTGAGGCGGCAATGGAAACAGTACGGCTAGCAGCCCAAGCCAAATTAATTCAAGTAGAAGCAAGCTTTGCACCGGATGTGGGTCTGGTTTTGGGTGATTCCACTCGGTTGCAACAAGTGATTTGGAATCTCCTCTCAAATGCGGTGAAGTTCACGCCCAACGGGGGTCGGGTAAACATTCGATTAGAAAGTCTTGACTCCTATGCCCAGATTACAGTGAGTGATAACGGGCAGGGAATTGAGCCTGACTTTCTGCCCTATGTGTTTGACCACTTCCGTCAAGCGAATGCTGCAACCACGCGTCAGTTCGGTGGACTGGGGTTAGGGCTGGCTATCGTGCGGCACTTAGTTGAATTGCACGGGGGCACAGTTGGGGTTGAAAGTTTAGGGGTGGGAATGGGTGCAACCTTTACCGTCAGGCTTCCACTCATGCCGACACAGGCAACCGCCAATCAGAACAGTCGCTCGTCAGAGTCATCTTTTGATTTGAACGGTATTCAAGTTTTGGTTGTGGACGATGAATCGGATTCACGGGAATTTGTTGCCTTTGTGTTAGAGCAAGCTGGAGCAGACGTGATAACAGCAACGACTGCCGATGAAGCATTGAAAATGTTAATGCAATCGCAGCCGGATGTACTGCTCAGTGACATTGGGATGCCAGACACCGATGGCTATATGCTGATACAACAAGTGAGAGCGTTGCCAAAAGAGCAGGGCGGACAAGTAACAGCGATCGCCCTTACTGCCTACGCTGGGGATTTTAACCAACAACAGGCACTCTCTGCTGGGTTTCAACAGCATGTGTCAAAACCAGTGGAACCAGAGGTGTTAGTCAGGGCGATCGCCAGTTTGCTCAGTCATACTAAGTGTTGA
- a CDS encoding helix-turn-helix domain-containing protein — translation MPVIDQSELADLVRETRKRLGLSQVKFAATLGVSFQSVNRWENGRTKPLPLALKQIEHLLYEMGDSGKDLLVKYFSE, via the coding sequence ATGCCTGTAATCGACCAATCAGAGCTAGCAGATCTTGTGCGTGAAACCCGAAAACGCCTGGGACTCTCGCAGGTCAAGTTTGCTGCAACGTTAGGAGTTTCTTTTCAAAGCGTGAACCGCTGGGAAAACGGACGGACAAAGCCCTTACCGCTCGCGTTGAAGCAGATTGAGCACTTGCTGTATGAGATGGGTGATTCTGGCAAGGATCTCTTAGTCAAGTACTTTTCAGAGTGA